A window of the Lactuca sativa cultivar Salinas chromosome 5, Lsat_Salinas_v11, whole genome shotgun sequence genome harbors these coding sequences:
- the LOC111897424 gene encoding cell wall protein RBR3 gives MEDAVKGRSSVPGNNGGSAKLLRYPLRSGTKSKDDKPPLSATSTPSSSRRGKASSVSQSVSVLDLSAKDKSAKPPRRYSIPTKSTTTPATKLASNTTPTSDARTNRSRNNTPVSDASRSLTRRKFSVLSSASYWLSQIKLSEASGKHQVSLGFFKLAQVAACENLQLLRDELKSYTLRHNILELGESAKEVLQLYDISESIEGVQVSETCCSQISEDAISLSSINGVHKPKPKSSSNNGGISVKENNQKKPVQHTKASTNKKMTNQQKNMQKQATNKPKEIVKSKGKKSVTEGVVVSSPEEVITQENKENMDAPPVEEISMES, from the exons ATGGAGGATGCTGTCAAAGGTCGATCTTCTGTACCCG GAAATAACGGTGGATCTGCTAAACTTCTTCGTTATCCTCTCCGATCGGGCACCAAGTCGAAGGATGATAAGCCGCCTCTGTCAGCTACATCAACTCCTTCCTCATCTAGAAG GGGAAAAGCTTCAAGTGTGAGTCAAAGTGTTAGTGTTCTTGATCTATCAGCCAAAGACAAATCTGCAAAGCCTCCAAGAAGGTACTCCATTCCCACCAAGTCAACCACCACCCCTGCTACCAAACTAGCCAGCAACACAACTCCAACATCAGATGCAAGAACAAACAGGTCTAGAAACAACACACCAGTTTCAGATGCTTCTAGATCATTAACCCGAAGGAAATTCAGTGTTCTATCTTCAGCTTCATATTGGCTCTCTCAGATCAAGCTCTCTGAAGCTTCTGGAAAGCACCAAGTTTCACTTGGTTTCTTTAAACTTGCTCAAGTCGCTGCTTGTGAG AATCTTCAACTACTGAGAGATGAACTCAAGTCCTACACTCTGCGCCACAACATTCTTGAACTTGGGGAATCTGCAAAGGAAGTTCTTCAGCTTTATGACATATCAGAAAGCATTGAAGGTGTTCAAGTTTCTGAAACCTGTTGTTCCCAGATATCTGAAGATGCAATCAGTTTGTCTTCTATTAATGGAGTTCACAAACCGAAACCAAAGTCTTCAAGCAACAATGGTGGTATTTCTGTCAaagaaaataatcaaaagaaACCTGTACAACATACAAAAGCTTCAAcaaataagaaaatgacaaatcAGCAAAAGAACATGCAGAAGCAAGCCACAAACAAGCCAAAAGAGATTGTCAAAAGCAAGGGAAAGAAATCTGTTACTGAAG GGGTGGTGGTAAGTTCTCCTGAGGAGGTAATTACCcaagaaaacaaagaaaacatG GATGCTCCCCCAGTAGAGGAGATCAGCATGGAATCATAA